In Nitrosophilus labii, the following proteins share a genomic window:
- the rplI gene encoding 50S ribosomal protein L9: protein MKVLLVKDVKGLGKAGDIKEVKDGYGKNFLIARGFAKLATDAVIKQWQAQQKKKAEQEAAEIERLKKLKEKIENIKLVVKHKVGANGALFGAITNKEISEQLKNDFSIEVDKKNIDIHPPIKQTGEYEVNIKLGHGIHAKLNLIVEAE, encoded by the coding sequence ATGAAAGTACTTTTAGTAAAAGATGTAAAAGGTTTAGGAAAAGCAGGAGATATCAAAGAGGTTAAAGATGGATACGGAAAAAACTTCCTTATAGCAAGAGGTTTTGCAAAATTGGCCACTGATGCAGTTATAAAACAGTGGCAAGCACAGCAAAAGAAAAAAGCTGAACAAGAGGCTGCCGAGATAGAGAGACTGAAAAAACTAAAAGAAAAAATAGAAAATATAAAACTTGTCGTAAAACATAAAGTTGGGGCAAACGGCGCCCTTTTTGGAGCCATTACAAATAAAGAGATAAGCGAACAATTAAAAAATGATTTCTCTATAGAAGTCGATAAAAAAAATATAGATATTCATCCTCCGATAAAGCAAACGGGTGAATATGAAGTAAACATCAAACTTGGACATGGAATCCACGCAAAGCTAAATCTAATAGTAGAGGCCGAATGA
- a CDS encoding DUF502 domain-containing protein: MKRLLKKLFRYLWLGTLSILPLLIVIQIFFWLQKVLLGYFYKAFAISEENYIFIGSMFFIIFLFLMVVGYSIEKYGKSIFIAFIDNLMQNIPLLKTIYNFVKDFLKMIFATKESEVFREVVLVPFPNRHLKSVGFVTNVLDEENIVVFVPTCPNPTSGFTVIVKKEEAHFIDVGIDEAMKMIISIGAVAEDEFKDKIIDRLK, translated from the coding sequence ATGAAGAGGTTGTTAAAAAAGCTATTTAGATATCTTTGGCTTGGTACTTTGTCAATTTTGCCACTTTTAATAGTCATACAGATATTTTTTTGGCTCCAAAAAGTTTTGTTAGGATACTTCTATAAAGCTTTTGCTATTTCTGAGGAAAATTATATATTTATAGGTTCCATGTTTTTTATTATATTTCTTTTTTTGATGGTTGTTGGGTACTCTATAGAAAAGTACGGAAAGTCTATATTTATAGCGTTTATAGACAATCTTATGCAAAATATACCTCTTTTAAAAACTATTTATAACTTTGTCAAAGATTTTTTAAAGATGATTTTTGCCACCAAAGAGTCTGAAGTTTTTAGAGAAGTGGTTTTAGTACCTTTTCCAAATAGACATCTAAAATCAGTAGGTTTTGTAACAAATGTACTAGATGAAGAAAATATTGTAGTTTTTGTACCTACTTGTCCTAATCCTACTTCGGGTTTTACGGTAATAGTCAAAAAAGAAGAAGCTCATTTTATAGATGTTGGAATAGATGAAGCTATGAAGATGATAATCTCAATTGGAGCCGTTGCGGAGGATGAATTTAAAGATAAGATCATTGATAGATTAAAGTAG
- the mshL gene encoding pilus (MSHA type) biogenesis protein MshL, whose translation MNYLKKRLIYLFSIIAFTGTVASADCDMQLFNISTAPGTKISEFIEQISDECSLSVIVKDKEAEKIIKKRLNKLNLRNATLEDVLNIILIENNLSYDLKDNVLKISYLITKTFHVDYITTKRTGEATTDASVDVGAQSQNSGRKQTRDVNKIESIDEFDFWKNTKQEIFDILNRPEDPYKAPEPVVNPEAGLITVTATLPQIKRVENYLKKIEERLHKEVLIDVSILAVTFDNSYTKGIDWSEFNLAINGTYDKGTFTKTNSLAKYENVGIGSDFFNLSTTSSASTLFAATLNMAGLINFLETKGDVTILSNPKILTLNNQPALITVGETINYNVPTTITITQTGNLGTQSYTPSSIFVGILLNITPEITDDDHILLRINPSVSELKDPTQLQLQDGQKFREIAPDTKEKKISSVLKVKDGSTIIIGGLITNTKNLTINGVPILKDLPILGHAFKSEKKIDQKVELVFVIKPKIIKSHNNNVSLKDLGYSKLK comes from the coding sequence ATGAACTATTTAAAAAAAAGGCTCATTTATCTCTTTTCAATTATAGCTTTTACTGGTACAGTAGCTTCAGCGGATTGCGACATGCAACTATTTAATATATCAACTGCACCAGGTACAAAAATATCAGAATTTATTGAACAGATAAGCGATGAATGTTCTTTAAGCGTTATTGTAAAAGATAAAGAAGCCGAAAAAATTATTAAAAAAAGATTAAATAAACTTAATCTGAGAAATGCAACTTTGGAAGACGTATTAAATATAATACTTATTGAAAACAATCTTTCATACGATCTTAAAGATAATGTTTTAAAAATATCTTATCTTATAACAAAAACTTTTCATGTGGACTATATTACTACTAAAAGAACCGGCGAAGCTACTACAGATGCCTCCGTTGATGTAGGCGCCCAATCTCAAAATAGTGGTAGAAAACAGACTAGAGATGTAAACAAAATAGAGTCTATAGATGAGTTTGATTTTTGGAAAAATACAAAACAAGAGATATTTGATATATTAAATAGACCAGAAGATCCTTACAAAGCTCCTGAACCAGTAGTAAATCCTGAAGCAGGTCTTATTACCGTTACAGCCACTCTACCTCAAATAAAAAGAGTTGAAAACTATTTAAAAAAGATAGAAGAAAGACTACATAAAGAAGTATTAATAGATGTATCTATTCTTGCCGTAACTTTTGATAACAGCTATACAAAAGGAATAGACTGGAGTGAATTTAATTTAGCTATCAACGGAACTTATGATAAAGGAACTTTTACTAAAACCAACTCCTTAGCGAAATATGAAAATGTAGGTATTGGAAGCGATTTTTTTAATCTTTCTACAACCAGTAGCGCTTCGACACTATTTGCGGCAACATTAAATATGGCTGGACTTATAAATTTTTTAGAAACAAAAGGTGATGTAACAATCTTGTCAAATCCAAAAATTTTAACTCTAAATAATCAGCCGGCTTTAATAACTGTAGGTGAAACTATAAACTATAACGTTCCGACAACTATTACCATAACACAAACTGGCAATCTAGGAACACAAAGCTATACACCATCTTCTATTTTCGTAGGAATTTTACTAAATATAACACCGGAAATCACCGATGATGATCATATTCTTTTAAGAATAAATCCTTCCGTCTCGGAGCTCAAAGATCCGACACAGCTTCAACTGCAAGATGGACAAAAATTTAGAGAGATTGCTCCTGATACTAAAGAGAAAAAGATCTCTTCCGTTTTGAAAGTAAAAGATGGTTCAACTATTATTATTGGCGGACTTATTACTAATACCAAAAATTTAACAATAAATGGAGTACCTATTCTTAAAGATCTACCTATATTGGGACATGCGTTTAAAAGCGAAAAGAAAATTGATCAAAAAGTCGAATTGGTATTTGTAATCAAACCAAAAATTATTAAATCTCACAATAATAATGTTTCTCTTAAAGATTTAGGCTATTCGAAACTGAAATAG
- a CDS encoding ferredoxin-thioredoxin reductase catalytic domain-containing protein — MSEQIKKIDPESSEFQEELKKTIEFTDKVIKQFGWEYNPDPEINKSIQFGLTRNKLIYGKRYCPCFFVTGNKKEDRICPCKPAIEKEIPQEGLCHCGIFCTPEYAQKQKKEKILEEVVHTHSRGLTKEECELLLSKDQLDGDELEALIEARELGMIDFNLVDVREWMEYRAARIKGTDYLVPTTTFYKALEQLQDQKDKPIILYCHVGSRSAYCQRVLKDLGFKQVGNLTYGIVSYPGEIERG; from the coding sequence ATGAGTGAGCAGATAAAAAAAATAGATCCTGAATCATCAGAATTTCAGGAAGAACTAAAAAAAACGATAGAGTTTACTGATAAAGTTATAAAACAGTTTGGATGGGAATATAACCCAGACCCTGAAATAAACAAATCCATACAGTTTGGACTTACCAGAAATAAACTGATTTACGGCAAAAGATATTGTCCTTGCTTTTTTGTAACAGGAAATAAAAAAGAGGATAGAATATGTCCATGTAAACCAGCTATTGAGAAAGAGATACCGCAGGAGGGACTTTGTCATTGCGGAATTTTTTGTACCCCCGAATATGCACAAAAACAGAAAAAAGAGAAGATCTTAGAAGAAGTAGTCCACACTCACTCTAGAGGTCTTACTAAAGAGGAGTGCGAACTACTTTTATCAAAAGATCAGCTTGACGGTGATGAGCTAGAAGCATTAATAGAAGCAAGAGAATTGGGAATGATCGATTTTAATCTTGTAGATGTTAGAGAATGGATGGAGTATAGGGCCGCAAGGATAAAAGGAACTGACTATCTTGTTCCTACTACAACTTTCTACAAGGCTTTAGAACAGTTGCAAGATCAAAAAGATAAACCTATAATACTTTATTGTCACGTAGGAAGCAGAAGTGCATATTGCCAAAGAGTTTTAAAAGACCTTGGTTTTAAACAGGTAGGTAACCTAACGTACGGAATAGTAAGTTACCCGGGAGAGATAGAGAGAGGGTAA
- the hslV gene encoding ATP-dependent protease subunit HslV, translated as MFEATTILGYKGDGIAVIGGDGQVTFGNTVLKNNATKIRTLYNDKVLAGFAGSTADAFNLFDMFERILENQKGDLLKSVIDFSKEWRKDKYLRRLEAMMIVLNTKHIFILSGNGDVVEPEDCKIAAIGSGGNYAISAARALDAHANLDPKTLVEESLKIAGDLCIYTNKNIKILTLED; from the coding sequence ATGTTTGAAGCAACAACAATTTTAGGATACAAAGGAGACGGTATCGCCGTTATCGGAGGTGATGGACAGGTAACTTTCGGTAATACCGTCTTGAAAAACAACGCCACAAAGATAAGAACTTTGTATAATGACAAAGTTTTAGCAGGTTTTGCTGGGAGTACAGCAGATGCATTCAATCTTTTTGATATGTTCGAAAGAATTTTGGAAAATCAAAAAGGGGATCTTTTAAAAAGCGTAATTGACTTCTCAAAAGAGTGGAGAAAAGATAAATACCTAAGACGTCTTGAAGCTATGATGATAGTTTTGAACACTAAACATATCTTCATCCTGAGCGGTAATGGAGATGTTGTAGAACCTGAAGACTGCAAAATAGCGGCTATCGGAAGTGGTGGAAATTATGCAATCTCGGCTGCAAGAGCACTTGATGCCCATGCAAATCTTGATCCTAAAACTTTAGTCGAGGAGAGCTTGAAAATTGCAGGAGATTTGTGTATATATACCAACAAAAATATAAAAATTTTGACTTTGGAGGATTAA
- the era gene encoding GTPase Era has product METKSGFVALIGRPNAGKSSLLNWLLGEKIAMVSHKAQATRKRLNAIVMHKNAQIIFIDTPGIHEKERLLNKFMLEEALKAIGDCDLILFLSPVTDSLEHYEKFLALNKKKRPHIVVLTKIDQVDNAAILKKIAQFQKYQDRFLDLIPVSITKNIGKEDLLDTIIKYLPKHPYFYDPELLTTENIRDIYKELIREAIFENLSDEIPYETDVIIEKIGESEKLDRVYAMIIVEKPSQKGIIIGKKGSTLKRIGKDARIKMEEFSGKKIYLELFVVVKKGWTKNKKSLEELGYFF; this is encoded by the coding sequence ATGGAGACAAAATCGGGATTTGTGGCACTTATAGGTAGGCCAAATGCTGGGAAAAGCTCTCTTTTAAACTGGCTTTTAGGCGAAAAGATCGCTATGGTTTCACATAAAGCTCAAGCTACAAGAAAAAGACTAAATGCCATAGTTATGCACAAAAATGCGCAAATTATTTTCATTGACACGCCAGGAATTCACGAAAAAGAGAGACTTCTTAATAAATTTATGTTAGAAGAAGCTCTAAAAGCTATAGGTGATTGCGATCTTATCCTATTTTTGTCTCCTGTTACCGATTCTTTAGAGCATTATGAAAAATTTTTAGCATTAAACAAAAAAAAGAGACCTCACATAGTTGTTTTGACAAAAATAGATCAGGTAGATAACGCTGCAATTCTTAAAAAAATAGCACAATTTCAAAAATATCAAGATAGATTTTTAGATCTTATCCCTGTATCTATAACTAAAAATATCGGCAAAGAGGATCTATTAGATACTATCATAAAATATCTTCCCAAACATCCATATTTTTATGATCCAGAGCTTTTGACAACCGAGAACATAAGAGATATATATAAAGAGCTTATAAGAGAAGCTATTTTTGAAAACTTGAGCGATGAGATACCTTACGAAACCGACGTTATCATAGAAAAGATTGGAGAAAGTGAAAAACTAGATAGAGTTTATGCGATGATAATAGTTGAAAAACCATCTCAAAAAGGGATCATCATAGGTAAAAAAGGTTCAACTCTAAAAAGAATAGGAAAAGATGCAAGAATCAAGATGGAAGAATTCAGCGGCAAAAAGATTTATTTGGAACTTTTCGTAGTTGTCAAAAAAGGATGGACTAAAAACAAAAAATCTCTTGAAGAGCTAGGATACTTTTTTTAA
- the hslU gene encoding HslU--HslV peptidase ATPase subunit: protein MNLTPKQIVKYLDEYIIGQKEAKKTIAIALRNRYRRMKLPREIQDEIIPKNILMIGSTGVGKTEIARRLAKSFELPFVKVEASKYTEVGFVGRDVESMVRDLVAASLVLVKEKHKEKNKDLIEDYVTKKILEKLLPPLPKMASESKKEEYQKSYEKMKEKLLKGELDNLKIEIEIPKTALNLDDSTLPPEIAKAQESIAKIFTIGLTKEDIKKEVTVKEAKELLKTEASEKLLDMEQIKLEALEKAQNEGIIFIDEIDKIAVSSKVQGRQDPSKEGVQRDLLPIVEGCSVSTKWGTIKTDHILFIAAGAFHVSKPSDLIPELQGRFPLRVELDSLNEETLYKILTLTKNSLIKQYQALLKVEGVELVFEDKALKAIAKLAFEANQKMEDIGARRLHTIIENLLEDISFEADEHKGETITITEEYVHEKLDNIIKNEDVARYIL, encoded by the coding sequence ATGAATCTAACACCTAAACAGATTGTAAAATATCTAGACGAATATATAATAGGCCAAAAAGAGGCCAAAAAAACTATAGCTATAGCTCTTAGAAACCGATACAGAAGAATGAAATTGCCTCGTGAAATACAAGATGAAATCATACCTAAAAATATTTTAATGATAGGCTCAACAGGTGTAGGTAAAACGGAAATTGCTAGAAGACTTGCAAAATCTTTCGAGCTTCCTTTCGTAAAAGTAGAAGCTAGTAAATATACTGAAGTGGGCTTTGTAGGACGTGATGTTGAATCTATGGTAAGAGATCTAGTCGCAGCTTCTTTAGTTTTGGTAAAGGAGAAGCACAAAGAGAAAAACAAAGATTTAATCGAAGATTACGTAACTAAAAAGATCTTAGAAAAGCTTTTGCCTCCTCTTCCAAAAATGGCAAGTGAAAGCAAAAAAGAGGAGTATCAAAAAAGTTACGAAAAAATGAAAGAAAAACTCTTAAAAGGAGAGCTCGACAATCTAAAAATAGAGATTGAGATACCAAAAACGGCACTCAATCTAGACGATAGTACTCTTCCGCCTGAAATTGCTAAAGCTCAAGAATCTATAGCTAAAATCTTTACAATAGGTCTAACAAAGGAAGATATTAAAAAAGAGGTAACAGTAAAAGAGGCTAAAGAGCTTTTAAAAACAGAGGCTAGTGAAAAACTTCTTGACATGGAGCAGATTAAGCTAGAAGCTTTGGAAAAGGCCCAAAATGAAGGTATAATCTTTATAGATGAGATAGACAAAATAGCTGTCTCTTCTAAAGTTCAAGGAAGGCAAGATCCAAGTAAAGAGGGTGTTCAAAGAGATCTTTTACCTATAGTTGAAGGATGCAGTGTTAGTACAAAATGGGGAACGATAAAAACGGACCATATACTTTTTATAGCTGCCGGAGCTTTTCATGTAAGCAAACCTAGTGATCTCATCCCAGAACTTCAGGGAAGATTTCCTTTGAGAGTAGAACTTGACTCTTTGAATGAAGAGACTCTTTATAAAATCTTAACTCTAACTAAAAACTCACTAATAAAACAGTATCAAGCACTTTTAAAAGTAGAAGGTGTAGAACTGGTTTTTGAAGATAAAGCACTTAAAGCCATTGCTAAACTAGCTTTCGAAGCCAATCAAAAGATGGAAGATATTGGTGCAAGACGCCTTCATACTATTATAGAAAATCTTTTAGAAGATATAAGTTTCGAAGCTGACGAACATAAAGGCGAAACTATAACTATAACCGAAGAATATGTCCACGAAAAACTGGATAACATAATTAAAAATGAAGATGTAGCAAGGTATATTTTGTAA
- a CDS encoding argininosuccinate synthase, whose product MAKKEVKKVVLAYSGGLDTSIILKWLQDTYKCEVVTFTADIGQGEEVEPAREKALKLGIKPENIFIEDLKEEFVRDYVFPMFRANTIYEGEYLLGTSIARPLIAKKQIEIAKKVGADAVAHGATGKGNDQVRFEIAYLALNPNIKIIAPWREWDLNSREKLLKFAESHGIPIEKHGKKSPYSMDANLLHISYEGGILEDPWSEPEEDMWRWTNSPENAPNKPEYIEIEFEKGDPVAINGERLTPAKLLAKLNEYGNKHGIGRVDIVENRFVGMKSRGCYETPGGTIMLKAHRAIESITLDREEAHMKDKLMPTYAELIYNGFWFSPEREMIQAAIDKTQENVNGTVKLKLYKGNVTVVGRKSPNSLFAPEFSTFEEDDVYNQKDAEGFIKLNALRFIIEGHVRKN is encoded by the coding sequence ATGGCGAAAAAAGAGGTAAAAAAAGTCGTCTTGGCTTACAGCGGTGGTTTAGATACTTCCATCATACTAAAATGGCTTCAAGACACTTATAAGTGCGAAGTTGTAACTTTCACAGCCGATATAGGACAAGGAGAAGAGGTAGAGCCAGCTAGAGAAAAAGCCTTGAAACTAGGTATAAAACCTGAAAATATTTTTATAGAGGATCTAAAAGAGGAGTTTGTAAGAGATTATGTGTTTCCAATGTTTAGAGCAAACACTATCTATGAAGGTGAGTATCTTTTAGGAACCTCCATAGCTAGACCTTTGATAGCCAAAAAGCAGATAGAGATAGCTAAAAAAGTTGGGGCGGACGCCGTAGCTCACGGTGCAACAGGAAAGGGAAACGATCAGGTAAGATTTGAGATAGCATACCTAGCTCTAAATCCAAATATAAAAATCATAGCTCCTTGGAGAGAATGGGATCTAAACTCACGAGAAAAACTTCTCAAATTTGCTGAGTCACACGGTATCCCTATAGAAAAACACGGTAAAAAAAGCCCCTACTCTATGGACGCAAATCTTCTTCATATCTCATATGAAGGAGGGATTTTGGAAGATCCTTGGAGTGAACCTGAAGAAGATATGTGGAGATGGACTAATTCTCCGGAAAATGCACCAAACAAACCTGAATATATCGAAATAGAGTTTGAAAAAGGAGACCCGGTAGCTATAAACGGTGAGAGATTAACTCCAGCCAAATTACTTGCAAAACTGAATGAATACGGAAACAAACACGGTATAGGAAGAGTCGATATAGTAGAAAATAGATTTGTTGGAATGAAGAGTAGAGGCTGCTACGAAACTCCAGGCGGTACAATCATGCTAAAGGCTCACAGAGCTATAGAGTCTATAACGTTGGATAGAGAAGAGGCACACATGAAAGATAAACTTATGCCAACATACGCCGAACTTATCTATAACGGATTTTGGTTCTCACCAGAGAGAGAGATGATACAAGCAGCCATAGATAAAACACAAGAAAACGTTAACGGAACAGTTAAATTAAAACTTTATAAAGGTAATGTAACGGTGGTCGGTAGAAAATCACCAAATTCTCTTTTCGCACCGGAGTTTAGTACTTTTGAAGAGGATGACGTTTATAACCAAAAAGATGCAGAAGGTTTTATAAAGCTAAACGCTCTTAGATTCATTATCGAGGGGCATGTTAGAAAAAATTAG
- the pilO gene encoding type 4a pilus biogenesis protein PilO — translation MKKITVLDKIDDFLLSKKPSEQKIIYFSIFLIFFVISYQYLFPYTEKIVQKSKNQKIEIETKVNEDKNYIASITIDGDKEFLIKKLKNEIKNLKENFINLKHKNEYLDYQIHTISTLLYNEKKWARFLDSIAEKAKNNSVDINFISNEFININNSDNFGHVLEIEIGCEGGFQNIVGFINSIEQSELVVDIYGMDLKSDAEIETKLKVSVWGINY, via the coding sequence ATGAAAAAAATAACCGTGTTAGACAAAATTGATGATTTTTTACTATCAAAAAAACCAAGCGAACAAAAGATAATATATTTTTCAATATTTTTGATCTTTTTTGTTATTTCATATCAATATCTGTTTCCATATACTGAAAAGATTGTCCAAAAAAGTAAAAATCAAAAAATAGAAATCGAGACAAAAGTAAACGAAGATAAAAATTATATAGCTTCTATCACAATCGATGGTGATAAAGAGTTTTTAATAAAAAAATTAAAAAACGAGATTAAAAATTTAAAAGAAAATTTTATAAACTTAAAACATAAAAATGAATATTTAGATTATCAAATACATACAATTTCAACCTTACTGTATAATGAAAAAAAATGGGCTAGATTTTTAGACTCTATTGCAGAAAAAGCAAAAAATAATAGTGTTGATATTAATTTTATCAGTAATGAGTTTATAAATATAAACAATAGCGATAATTTTGGACACGTTTTAGAGATAGAGATAGGATGTGAAGGTGGTTTTCAAAATATAGTTGGATTCATAAACTCCATAGAGCAGAGTGAATTGGTTGTAGATATTTACGGGATGGATTTAAAAAGCGACGCAGAGATAGAAACTAAATTAAAGGTATCTGTATGGGGAATAAATTATTAA
- a CDS encoding ATP-binding protein produces the protein MKKKSLYTEAKECFVDTEDAKKFIGLDQSVYFLKKLKETVKKPLKMILLYGEPGIGKSILLNRLYLELSKTNSNVHIFLSPILDEHNFTKALYRKIFSKDEDIDFNKFVDLVNRELSFNSTLVLLDEAQLYSNSQMEKIRILSDTRKIKFVVSLHKTEQEDLIAKGHFQTRIWETIELKPPTINELETYIKKKLLGRNLFNIANQFNKKHIKFIYHYTKGNYRETNKFLYHLFEIYEYYEKNKPSKIDYSKISKKFLEMSAIKLGYIDV, from the coding sequence ATGAAAAAAAAGTCACTTTATACGGAAGCTAAAGAGTGTTTTGTAGATACTGAAGATGCTAAAAAATTTATAGGACTTGATCAGTCTGTTTATTTTTTAAAAAAGCTTAAAGAGACAGTCAAAAAACCTCTTAAAATGATTCTCCTCTATGGAGAACCAGGAATAGGAAAAAGTATTCTTCTAAATCGTTTATATCTAGAGTTATCAAAAACTAACAGTAATGTTCACATTTTTTTAAGTCCTATTTTAGATGAACATAATTTTACAAAAGCACTTTATAGAAAGATTTTTTCAAAAGATGAAGATATAGATTTTAACAAATTTGTCGATCTAGTAAATAGAGAATTAAGTTTTAACTCAACACTAGTTTTACTTGATGAAGCTCAACTTTATAGCAACTCCCAAATGGAAAAAATACGAATATTGTCCGATACAAGAAAAATTAAGTTTGTTGTTTCACTACATAAAACCGAACAAGAAGATTTAATCGCAAAGGGACATTTTCAAACAAGGATATGGGAAACAATAGAGTTAAAACCACCTACCATAAACGAATTAGAAACATATATTAAAAAAAAGCTTTTGGGAAGAAATCTATTTAATATAGCAAATCAATTCAATAAAAAACATATTAAATTTATATATCATTATACAAAGGGAAATTATAGGGAAACAAATAAATTTTTATATCATCTTTTTGAAATTTACGAATATTATGAAAAAAATAAACCGAGTAAAATCGACTATTCTAAAATATCGAAAAAATTTTTAGAGATGAGTGCTATTAAGTTAGGGTATATAGATGTATGA
- the rsmD gene encoding 16S rRNA (guanine(966)-N(2))-methyltransferase RsmD: MKKELSTKIIAGKYKGKKIKLPSKEVTRSSKNILRESLFNTLQYEVIDKNFVEVFGGSGSVGLEALSRGAKHVYFIEFDRQSFKTLSQNTKLLDEKSCTVILGDAFERLFDVIDELQKKDERAYFYFDPPFSIREGMEDIYDKVFELIKKIPENVTEMIIIEHMTKMDMPDIIGKYKFLKKRKFGKSSLSYYMVERES; this comes from the coding sequence TTGAAAAAAGAGCTCTCTACTAAAATCATAGCCGGAAAATATAAAGGCAAAAAGATAAAACTCCCCTCAAAAGAGGTAACTAGAAGTTCCAAAAATATCTTAAGAGAGTCTCTTTTTAACACTCTTCAATATGAAGTTATAGACAAAAACTTTGTTGAAGTTTTTGGCGGCAGCGGTAGTGTGGGTCTTGAGGCATTAAGCAGGGGTGCAAAACATGTCTATTTTATAGAATTTGATAGACAATCTTTTAAAACTCTTTCCCAAAATACTAAACTTTTAGATGAAAAATCTTGTACGGTTATTTTAGGCGATGCTTTTGAGAGGTTATTCGATGTGATAGATGAGCTTCAAAAAAAAGATGAGAGGGCATATTTTTATTTTGATCCTCCTTTTTCTATAAGAGAAGGTATGGAAGATATATATGATAAAGTTTTTGAGCTTATTAAAAAAATTCCGGAAAATGTAACTGAAATGATCATCATAGAGCATATGACAAAGATGGATATGCCTGATATTATCGGTAAATATAAATTTTTGAAAAAAAGGAAGTTTGGAAAAAGTTCTCTTAGCTATTATATGGTGGAGAGAGAATCTTGA
- a CDS encoding CDC27 family protein, with product MYEIEELERKWKRYRLRKILKKITSFLLVASAASIVSLIFYNFSNIKKMALANLETDEKKEFKKEISQKVNVKSSEKIVLKKDENKTIKKNKEIKEIKEEPKVVVLKPSTNFLAKIENLEKKRQTKKIKKENKKVKREKIDEKPKKFKQNETPKKPKIVIEKRNNSNIVNELIKKFERTKDPKIAIFLSRIFYKDQDYKKALNWAIIANELDSQNAQSWILFAKASVKLGKKEEAIKALETFLSKNSSYKIKQILKEIKNGEFK from the coding sequence ATGTATGAGATAGAAGAATTAGAGAGAAAGTGGAAAAGATACAGATTAAGAAAAATACTTAAAAAAATCACATCTTTTCTACTTGTCGCAAGTGCGGCATCAATCGTATCTTTAATATTTTATAATTTTTCAAATATCAAAAAAATGGCTCTCGCTAACTTAGAAACTGATGAAAAAAAAGAGTTTAAAAAAGAGATATCTCAAAAAGTTAACGTTAAAAGCAGTGAAAAGATAGTTTTAAAAAAAGATGAGAACAAAACTATTAAAAAAAACAAAGAGATTAAAGAAATCAAAGAAGAGCCTAAAGTGGTCGTTTTAAAACCCTCAACAAACTTTTTAGCAAAAATTGAAAATCTTGAAAAAAAGCGTCAAACTAAAAAGATAAAAAAAGAGAATAAAAAAGTAAAAAGAGAAAAAATTGATGAGAAACCGAAAAAGTTCAAACAAAACGAGACTCCTAAAAAACCTAAAATAGTTATCGAAAAAAGAAACAATAGTAATATAGTAAATGAACTTATTAAAAAATTTGAAAGGACAAAAGATCCAAAAATCGCTATCTTTTTATCTCGAATTTTCTATAAGGATCAAGATTACAAAAAAGCCCTTAATTGGGCGATAATTGCAAATGAATTAGATAGTCAAAATGCTCAAAGCTGGATTTTATTTGCAAAAGCCAGTGTTAAACTTGGTAAAAAAGAGGAAGCCATTAAAGCTTTAGAAACATTTTTATCAAAAAATAGCTCTTATAAAATTAAACAAATCCTAAAAGAGATCAAAAATGGAGAATTCAAATGA